A genomic segment from Modestobacter roseus encodes:
- a CDS encoding 3-hydroxyacyl-CoA dehydrogenase family protein — protein MARELTEVGVVGLGTMGAGIAEVFARAGLSVTAVEVTDEAVQRGREHVVTSTDKAVARGKLDPADRDAVLSRIRFTTAMDGLAVAELVVEAVPERLELKGQVLATLDRVCPPETILATNTSSLSVTELAVATGRPGKVIGMHFFNPAPVMKLVEVVRTVVTEPSVVSDVEALCARLGKTDVTIGDRAGFIANALLFGYLNHAVSMFENRYASREDLDAAMRLGCGLPMGPLALMDLIGIDTAYEILVTMYQQSRNRLHAPSPLIKQMMTAGLLGRKTGRGFYSYAGRDSAEVVPDAQTPVAGGAAQGARPVQAVGVVGSGTMATGIVEVLATGGCDVTVVARTGEKVQALRDALTRSLDRQVDRGRLDAADRDAALGRVTASTSLADLADADLVVEAVAEDLQVKRELFAELGRVAKPGAVLATSTSSLPVIECARASGRPADVVGLHFFNPAPVMKLVEVVSTIATAPDVAATGHALGQRLGRTTVSCTDRAGFIVNALLFPYLNDAVKMLEAHYATADDIDAAMKVGCGYPMGPFELLDVVGLDVSLAIERELYTEFREPGFAPAPLLEHLVTAGYLGRKTGRGFRDHAAR, from the coding sequence GTGGCCAGAGAACTGACCGAGGTCGGCGTGGTGGGGCTGGGCACGATGGGCGCCGGCATCGCCGAGGTGTTCGCCCGCGCGGGCCTGTCGGTGACCGCGGTCGAGGTGACCGACGAGGCGGTGCAGCGCGGCCGGGAGCACGTCGTCACCTCCACCGACAAGGCCGTCGCCCGGGGCAAGCTCGACCCCGCCGACCGGGACGCCGTCCTCTCCCGGATCCGCTTCACCACCGCGATGGACGGCCTCGCCGTCGCCGAGCTCGTGGTGGAGGCGGTCCCCGAGCGGCTGGAGCTGAAGGGCCAGGTGCTGGCCACGCTGGACCGGGTCTGCCCGCCGGAGACGATCCTGGCCACCAACACCTCCAGCCTGTCGGTCACCGAGCTCGCGGTGGCCACCGGCCGCCCGGGCAAGGTCATCGGGATGCACTTCTTCAACCCGGCGCCGGTGATGAAGCTGGTCGAGGTGGTCCGCACGGTGGTCACCGAGCCGTCGGTGGTCTCCGACGTCGAGGCGCTGTGCGCGCGGCTGGGCAAGACCGACGTCACGATCGGCGACCGGGCCGGCTTCATCGCCAACGCGCTGCTGTTCGGCTACCTCAACCACGCCGTCTCGATGTTCGAGAACCGCTACGCCAGCCGCGAGGACCTCGACGCCGCCATGCGGCTGGGCTGCGGCCTGCCGATGGGGCCGCTGGCGCTGATGGACCTCATCGGCATCGACACCGCCTACGAGATCCTCGTGACGATGTACCAGCAGTCGCGCAACCGGCTGCACGCGCCGAGCCCGCTGATCAAGCAGATGATGACCGCCGGGCTGCTGGGCCGGAAGACCGGTCGCGGCTTCTACAGCTACGCCGGTCGCGACTCCGCCGAGGTCGTGCCGGACGCGCAGACCCCGGTCGCCGGAGGTGCGGCGCAGGGGGCCCGCCCGGTGCAGGCCGTGGGCGTCGTCGGCTCCGGGACGATGGCCACCGGCATCGTCGAGGTGCTCGCCACGGGCGGCTGCGACGTCACCGTCGTCGCCCGCACCGGGGAGAAGGTGCAGGCCCTGCGGGACGCGCTGACCCGCTCGCTGGACCGGCAGGTCGACCGGGGCCGGCTGGACGCCGCCGACCGGGACGCCGCCCTGGGGCGGGTCACCGCCAGCACCTCGCTGGCCGACCTGGCCGACGCCGACCTGGTGGTCGAGGCGGTGGCCGAGGACCTCCAGGTGAAGCGCGAGCTCTTCGCCGAGCTGGGCCGGGTCGCGAAGCCCGGTGCCGTGCTGGCCACCAGCACCTCCAGCCTGCCGGTGATCGAGTGCGCCCGCGCCAGTGGTCGCCCGGCCGACGTCGTCGGCCTGCACTTCTTCAACCCGGCGCCGGTGATGAAGCTGGTCGAGGTGGTCTCCACCATCGCGACCGCGCCGGACGTCGCCGCCACCGGACACGCGCTCGGCCAGCGACTGGGCAGGACGACGGTCTCCTGCACCGACCGCGCCGGGTTCATCGTCAACGCGCTGCTGTTCCCCTACCTCAACGACGCGGTCAAGATGCTCGAGGCGCACTACGCCACCGCCGACGACATCGACGCGGCGATGAAGGTCGGCTGCGGCTACCCGATGGGCCCGTTCGAGCTGCTGGACGTCGTCGGGCTGGACGTCTCGCTGGCGATCGAGCGGGAGCTCTACACCGAGTTCCGCGAGCCGGGGTTCGCGCCGGCCCCGCTGCTGGAGCACCTGGTGACTGCCGGCTACCTCGGCCGCAAGACCGGTCGCGGCTTCCGCGACCACGCGGCGCGGTAG
- a CDS encoding DUF4397 domain-containing protein encodes MSRLNRGPLLLLLGAGLCALGLVAPAAAAAAPSGETALVRMMHLSPDTPSVDAYIDSVSAPGTGVVLPAVTYGDVSAYQAVPPGTYTVSARAAGANPASPPVLATTVTVAPGSATTIAGVGYFADLGFAVLPDDLSLPPAGQARVRVVNAAAGVSPVDLALADGPQLAADLAFPSNTEYQDVPGGPATLTVTPASGEPTELPLDLAAGSVQTVLLLDRGEGGVTVTTALDAASPGVVPVGGVEAGAGGTATGGGAPVGRVALAVLAVSALLVAVRGRVGPRGRVARHTAS; translated from the coding sequence ATGTCCCGGCTCAACCGAGGCCCGTTGCTGCTCCTGCTGGGGGCGGGCCTCTGCGCCCTGGGGCTCGTCGCCCCCGCTGCCGCGGCCGCCGCGCCGAGCGGTGAGACGGCGCTGGTGCGGATGATGCACCTGTCCCCGGACACCCCGTCGGTCGACGCGTACATCGACTCGGTGTCCGCCCCGGGCACCGGGGTGGTGCTCCCGGCGGTGACCTACGGCGACGTCTCGGCCTACCAGGCGGTGCCGCCGGGCACGTACACCGTCAGCGCCCGTGCCGCCGGGGCCAACCCAGCGAGCCCGCCGGTGCTGGCCACCACGGTCACCGTGGCCCCGGGCAGCGCGACCACGATCGCCGGGGTCGGCTACTTCGCCGACCTGGGCTTCGCCGTCCTGCCCGACGACCTCTCCCTCCCGCCGGCCGGCCAGGCCCGCGTCCGCGTGGTCAACGCGGCGGCCGGGGTCTCCCCCGTCGACCTGGCCCTGGCCGACGGCCCGCAGCTGGCCGCGGACCTGGCCTTCCCCAGCAACACCGAGTACCAGGACGTGCCCGGCGGCCCGGCCACGCTGACCGTGACGCCGGCGTCCGGCGAGCCCACGGAGCTGCCGCTCGACCTGGCCGCGGGCTCGGTGCAGACCGTGCTGCTGCTGGACCGCGGCGAGGGCGGGGTCACCGTGACCACCGCGCTGGACGCCGCCAGCCCCGGCGTCGTCCCGGTCGGCGGGGTGGAGGCCGGCGCGGGCGGGACCGCCACCGGCGGCGGTGCGCCGGTCGGTCGCGTGGCGCTGGCGGTGCTCGCGGTGTCCGCCCTGCTGGTCGCCGTCCGTGGCCGGGTCGGCCCCCGTGGCCGGGTGGCCCGGCACACGGCGTCCTGA
- the nucS gene encoding endonuclease NucS — protein sequence MRLVIARCSVDYIGRLTAHLPPALRLLLVKADGSVSIHADDRAYKPLNWMSPPCSLKEELTDTPEGGRAGTWTVTNKAGEQLIITIESVEHDSRHELGVDPGLQKDGVEADLQRLLALHVETFGAGWSLVRREYPTAIGPVDLLCRDADGMTVAVEIKRRGEIDGVEQLTRYLELLNRDPLLAPVKGVFAAQEIKPQARVLAADRGIDCVTVDYAVLKGTDDPSARLF from the coding sequence TGCGTCTGGTCATTGCCCGCTGCTCCGTCGACTACATCGGGCGGCTCACCGCCCACCTGCCGCCCGCGCTGCGGCTGCTGCTGGTGAAGGCCGACGGGTCGGTGTCCATCCACGCCGACGACCGGGCCTACAAGCCGCTGAACTGGATGAGCCCGCCGTGCTCGCTCAAGGAGGAGCTGACCGACACCCCGGAGGGCGGCAGAGCGGGCACCTGGACGGTCACCAACAAGGCCGGCGAGCAGCTGATCATCACGATCGAGTCGGTCGAGCACGACTCCCGGCACGAGCTCGGCGTCGACCCGGGGCTGCAGAAGGACGGCGTCGAGGCCGACCTGCAGCGGCTGCTGGCGTTGCACGTGGAGACCTTCGGCGCGGGCTGGTCGCTGGTGCGCCGGGAGTACCCGACCGCGATCGGCCCGGTCGACCTGCTCTGCCGGGACGCCGACGGTATGACGGTGGCGGTGGAGATCAAGCGGCGCGGCGAGATCGACGGGGTCGAGCAGCTCACCCGCTACCTGGAGCTGCTCAACCGCGACCCCCTGCTCGCCCCGGTGAAGGGCGTCTTCGCCGCCCAGGAGATCAAGCCGCAGGCCCGGGTGCTCGCCGCTGACCGGGGCATCGACTGCGTGACCGTCGACTACGCCGTCCTCAAGGGCACCGACGACCCCTCCGCCCGGCTCTTCTAG
- a CDS encoding RNA polymerase sigma factor yields MSDERAGFETLFRETRAPLLAYLSRRAPVDDAPDLLAEVYLVAWRRRADLPAGDERRLWLFGVARRLLAEHHRAAWTRSDVEDEAGRVTTPGPDTAGSRREDAVRRALDSLSDVDRELITLTTWERLSPAEAARVVGITANTARVRLHRARARLGRHPALRALLDDDAGDPVHDTVVGTAADPAPAR; encoded by the coding sequence GTGAGCGACGAGCGGGCGGGATTCGAGACCCTGTTCCGGGAGACCCGCGCCCCGCTGCTGGCCTACCTGTCCCGCCGGGCCCCGGTCGACGACGCCCCGGACCTGCTCGCCGAGGTCTACCTGGTCGCCTGGCGCCGGCGGGCGGACCTGCCGGCGGGGGACGAGCGGCGGCTGTGGCTGTTCGGTGTCGCCCGCCGGCTGCTCGCCGAGCACCACCGGGCGGCGTGGACGCGCTCGGACGTCGAGGACGAGGCGGGGCGGGTCACGACCCCGGGACCGGACACCGCCGGCAGCCGACGGGAGGACGCCGTACGCCGCGCCCTGGACTCGCTCAGCGACGTGGACCGGGAACTGATCACCCTCACCACCTGGGAACGGCTGAGCCCGGCCGAGGCGGCGCGGGTCGTCGGGATCACCGCGAACACGGCGCGGGTGCGGCTGCACCGGGCCCGCGCGCGGCTCGGACGCCACCCGGCGCTGCGGGCGCTGCTCGACGACGACGCCGGCGACCCGGTCCACGACACCGTCGTGGGTACGGCCGCAGACCCCGCCCCGGCCCGGTGA
- a CDS encoding class F sortase, with protein sequence MTGGRHRRPPSRMPARARLALAAVGVTAGAVALLSPTPATPARAAAPPAPVVVADTATATAPAPVRVRVPAIGVDSPVPAIGVDGDGALVPPADFTRAGWFAAGPAPGETGPAVLAGHVDDRSGPAVFFRLEELSAGDEVVVDRADGSQVTFTVTRVAAYPKTDFATAEVYGPTADAQLRLITCGGEFDRDRRSYTDNVVVYARLSS encoded by the coding sequence ATGACCGGAGGCCGGCACCGGCGCCCGCCGTCCCGGATGCCGGCGCGGGCGCGGCTGGCGCTGGCCGCCGTGGGTGTCACCGCGGGGGCCGTCGCCCTGCTCTCCCCCACCCCGGCGACGCCGGCCCGGGCCGCGGCGCCACCGGCGCCGGTGGTGGTCGCCGACACCGCCACGGCGACCGCCCCGGCGCCCGTGCGGGTCCGGGTGCCCGCCATCGGCGTGGACAGCCCGGTGCCGGCCATCGGGGTCGACGGCGACGGCGCGCTCGTGCCGCCCGCCGACTTCACCCGGGCGGGCTGGTTCGCCGCGGGGCCCGCCCCCGGCGAGACCGGCCCCGCGGTGCTGGCCGGCCACGTCGACGACCGCAGCGGGCCGGCGGTCTTCTTCCGGTTGGAGGAGCTCAGCGCCGGCGACGAGGTCGTCGTCGACCGCGCCGACGGCAGCCAGGTCACGTTCACCGTCACCCGGGTGGCCGCCTACCCGAAGACCGACTTCGCCACCGCGGAGGTGTACGGCCCGACGGCCGACGCGCAGCTGCGGCTGATCACCTGCGGCGGCGAGTTCGACCGCGACCGCCGCAGCTACACCGACAACGTGGTGGTCTACGCCCGCCTGTCGAGCTGA